A genome region from Arachis duranensis cultivar V14167 chromosome 6, aradu.V14167.gnm2.J7QH, whole genome shotgun sequence includes the following:
- the LOC107493266 gene encoding auxin response factor 5, giving the protein MASLEEKVKTCGVGVVGGQTLVAEMKLLKEMQEHSGVRKTLNSELWHACAGPLVSLPQVGSLVYYFPQGHSEQVAASTRRTATSQIPNYPNLPSQLLCQVQNVTLHADKDTDEIYAQMSLQPLNSEKDVFPISDFGLKHSKHPTEFFCKTLTASDTSTHGGFSVPRRAAEKLFPPLDYTIQPPTQELVVRDLHDNTWTFRHIYRGQPKRHLLTTGWSLFVGSKRLRAGDSVLFIRDEKSQLRVGVRRVNRQQTTLPSSVLSADSMHIGVLAAAAHAASNRIPFTIFYNPRACPSEFVIPLAKYRKSVYGTQLSVGMRFGMMFETEESGKRRYMGTIVGISDLDPLRWPGSKWRNIQVEWDEPGCGDKQNRVSVWEIETPESLFIFPSLTSSLKRPLQSGFLENDWGALIRRPYIRVPENGATELANSMPNIYSEHLMKMLLKPQLINNNGAMAMQQESVAMRGTLQDAKTTQAPENHKVNLASTENLPLKNLYSQSVPEQANVVNLHSQAKNDNHMSSGTVIDKPKLEPEVLNDQMYEIPSGGTGTNIEKVASNPANSQSVANQLAFLNQNQSHPLAQSGSWPIQPQLESSVSHPQLVDMPQGDSAIANSMLPQLDIDEWMVYSSNQTFANQNRSTGPVSDFQEHSAALQPQVVNPSMPMNQEVWDQYVKNFKLLSQVDQMTSVCQPGMYSLNGISSSNNLRDLSAESNNQSEICVDVSNSVNTTMVDPSTSSTILDEYCTLKERDFQNPQDCIVGNLSSSQDVQSQITSASLTESHAFPLQDNSGGTSSSHVDFDESSFLQNNSWQPVAAPVRTYTKVQKAGSVGRSIDVTTFKNYEELIRAIECMFGLDGLLNDTKGSGWKLVYVDYESDVLLVGDDPWEEFVGCVRCIRILSPSEVQQMSEEGMKLLNSGALQGINV; this is encoded by the exons ATGGCTTCCTTAGAAGAAAAGGTTAAAACTTgtggtgttggtgttgttggGGGTCAAACTCTAGTTGCCGAGATGAAGCTCCTCAAGGAAATGCAAGAACACTCTG GGGTGAGAAAGACTTTGAATTCAGAACTGTGGCATGCTTGTGCTGGCCCTCTTGTCTCTTTGCCTCAAGTGGGAAGTCTTGTTTATTACTTTCCCCAGGGACATAGTGAGCAG GTGGCAGCTTCCACCAGAAGAACAGCAACATCTCAGATTCCAAACTATCCAAACCTTCCATCTCAGTTGCTCTGCCAAGTTCAAAATGTCACACTTCAT GCAGACAAAGATACAGATGAAATCTATGCTCAAATGAGTCTCCAGCCCTTGAATTCG GAGAAAGATGTGTTTCCTATATCTGATTTTGGCCTAAAGCACAGCAAGCATCCAACTGAGTTTTTCTGCAAAACTTTGACTGCAAGTGACACCAGCACACACGGCGGTTTCTCAGTTCCACGGAGGGCGGCAGAAAAGCTCTTTCCTCCACTG GACTACACAATTCAGCCTCCAACACAAGAACTAGTTGTCCGTGATTTGCATGACAATACTTGGACATTTCGACATATATACCGGG GTCAGCCCAAGAGACACCTTTTAACAACAGGATGGAGTTTATTTGTCGGATCAAAAAGGCTTAGAGCAGGAGATTCTGTTCTATTTATCAG GGATGAGAAATCACAACTGCGAGTTGGTGTTAGGCGTGTTAATCGCCAACAAACAACATTGCCATCATCAGTTCTTTCTGCTGATAGCATGCACATTGGTGTGCTTGCTGCTGCAGCTCACGCGGCTTCTAACCGAATTCCTTTCACTATTTTCTATAATCCAAG GGCATGCCCTTCAGAATTTGTTATTCCACTTGCTAAGTACAGAAAATCTGTATATGGGACACAACTCTCAGTTGGCATGAGATTTGGTATGAtgtttgagacagaagaatccgGTAAGCGCAG GTATATGGGTACAATAGTTGGTATCAGTGACTTGGATCCTTTGAGATGGCCTGGTTCTAAGTGGCGAAATATTCAg GTGGAGTGGGATGAACCAGGATGTGGTGACAAGCAGAATAGAGTTAGTGTATGGGAAATTGAGACTCCTGAAAGCCtttttatatttccttcttTAACTTCGAGTCTAAAACGGCCATTACAATCTGGATTTTTGG AAAACGACTGGGGAGCTTTGATACGAAGACCATATATAAGAGTTCCTGAAAACGGTGCAACGGAGCTCGCGAATTCAATGCCAAATATCTACTCTGAACACCTGATGAAAATGCTTTTGAAGCCACAACTTATTAACAATAATGGAGCCATGGCCATGCAACAAGAATCTGTTGCTATGAGAGGTACTCTACAAGATGCAAAGACTACACAGGCACCAGAGAACCATAAAGTTAATCTTGCTAGTACAGAGAACCTGCCACTGAAAAATTTGTATTCTCAATCTGTTCCTGAACAAGCTAATGTCGTGAATTTACATTCTCAAGCGAAAAATGATAACCATATGTCTTCTGGAACAGTTATTGATAAGCCGAAGCTCGAACCTGAGGTATTAAATGATCAAATGTATGAGATTCCATCTGGAGGAACAGGAACCAACATTGAAAAAGTGGCCTCAAATCCTGCTAACTCTCAAAGTGTTGCGAACCAATTGGCATTCCTTAATCAAAACCAGAGTCATCCACTTGCGCAATCCGGTTCATGGCCTATACAACCTCAGTTAGAATCATCGGTATCCCATCCTCAACTTGTTGACATGCCTCAAGGTGATTCTGCAATTGCAAACAGCATGCTTCCTCAGCTAGACATTGATGAATGGATGGTGTATTCTTCTAACCAAACTTTTGCTAACCAAAACCGATCAACTGGGCCGGTATCAGATTTTCAAGAGCATTCTGCCGCACTTCAACCTCAAGTAGTGAATCCTTCCATGCCAATGAACCAAGAAGTGTGGGATCAATATGTCAAGAATTTTAAGCTTTTGTCTCAAGTAGACCAGATGACATCTGTCTGTCAGCCGGGGATGTACAGCCTCAACGGTATATCGAGTTCAAACAATTTGAGGGATCTTTCAGCTGAGAGCAATAATCAAAGTGAAATTTGTGTCGATGTTAGTAATAGTGTAAATACAACCATGGTTGATCCTTCAACTTCAAGCACCATTTTGGATGAGTATTGCACACTGAAGGAGAGGGATTTCCAGAATCCACAAGATTGCATCGTCGGCAACTTAAGTTCTAGCCAGGATGTCCAGTCTCAGATAACCTCTGCAAGTCTAACTGAGTCACATGCCTTTCCTCTGCAAGACAACTCAGGTGGTACATCTTCAAGTCatgttgattttgatgaaagCAGCTTTCTGCAGAATAACTCATGGCAACCAGTTGCTGCGCCCGTGCGAACCTACACTAAG GTGCAAAAGGCAGGATCTGTAGGAAGATCAATTGATGTCACAACTTTCAAGAACTACGAAGAGCTGATCCGCGCGATTGAATGCATGTTCGGACTAGATGGTCTGCTGAATGACACCAAAGGTTCCGGCTGGAAACTGGTGTATGTGGATTATGAGAGtgatgttcttcttgttgggGATGATCCTTGGGA GGAATTTGTCGGCTGCGTTCGATGCATCAGAATCTTATCGCCTTCAGAAGTTCAACAGATGAGTGAAGAGGGAATGAAGCTTCTCAACAGTGGAGCCTTGCAAGGGATCAATGTTTGA
- the LOC107493268 gene encoding probable methyltransferase At1g29790 — protein MGSVSLKIGDGTARFKKATLCSSAVNIVMIFSVITTNLFALYAFTSSPKHTQILHNNKNISIISEQVSIILREINLSQKKLAQMEKELLGYESIDLSRPNIANELKMFLQHHQLPLGKDSRTGITEMVPSVGHLCEKNSDLLSQYMSYKINAPCNDDWSVAQKLIVKGCEPLPRRRCFSKTVSKVGLNPFPNSLWNPFVVGSSGNKSVNWSGLNCKSFECLKGKKLSKECIDCFDLVKNGNENQRFVKVKSKNDFLVDDVLDLGSSNGGVRIGFDIGGGSGTFAARMAERNVTVITSTLNVDAPFSEFIAARGLFPLYLSLDHRFPFYDNVFDLIHASSAIDVVGVGGKIEKLEFLMFDIDRVLRAGGLLWIDNFYCANEEKKQALTRLIEKFGYKKLKWVVGEKVDSSGSGKSEVVLSAVLQKPVRA, from the coding sequence ATGGGTTCTGTTTCTCTGAAAATTGGTGATGGAACTGCCAGATTCAAAAAAGCAACACTCTGTTCTTCAGCTGTGAACATAGTTATGATCTTCTCTGTCATAACCACAAATCTTTTTGCTCTTTATGCTTTCACTTCTTCACCAAAACACACTCAGATTCTTCACAACAACAAGAACATATCCATAATCTCAGAACAAGTTTCCATTATACTGAGAGAGATTAATTTGTCTCAGAAGAAACTTGCCCAGATGGAAAAAGAGCTCCTTGGCTATGAAAGCATTGATCTTTCAAGACCCAACATTGCAAATGAGTTGAAAATGTTCCTGCAGCATCACCAGCTACCTCTAGGCAAAGATTCAAGAACTGGGATCACTGAGATGGTTCCTTCTGTTGGCCATTTGTGTGAGAAAAATTCGGACTTGTTGTCACAGTACATGAGTTACAAGATCAATGCTCCTTGCAATGATGATTGGAGTGTTGCACAGAAGCTGATTGTGAAAGGGTGTGAGCCATTACCAAGAAGAAGGTGCTTTTCAAAGACAGTTTCAAAGGTAGGACTTAACCCTTTTCCCAATTCTCTTTGGAACCCTTTTGTTGTTGGTAGTAGTGGTAACAAGAGTGTTAATTGGAGTGGACTTAATTGCAAGAGTTTTGAGTGTTTGAAAGGGAAAAAGTTGAGTAAAGAATGCATTGATTGCTTTGATTTGGTTAAGAATGGTAATGAGAATCAAAGGTTTGTGAAGGTTAAGAGTAAGAAtgattttcttgttgatgatgtTTTGGATTTGGGAAGTAGTAATGGAGGTGTTAGAATTGGTTTTGATATTGGTGGTGGTTCTGGAACATTTGCAGCTAGAATGGCTGAGAGGAATGTTACTGTGATCACTAGCACTCTCAATGTTGATGCACCGTTCAGTGAGTTCATTGCTGCAAGAGGGCTTTTCCCTCTTTACTTGAGCTTAGATCATAGGTTCCCTTTCTATGACAATGTGTTTGATCTGATTCATGCTTCAAGTGCAATTGATGTTGTTGGTGTTGGAGGGAAGATAGAGAAGTTGGAGTTTTTGATGTTTGATATTGATAGAGTTTTAAGGGCTGGTGGTTTGTTATGGATTGACAACTTCTATTGTGCCAATGAAGAGAAGAAACAAGCTTTGACAAGGTTGATTGAGAAGTTTGgttacaagaaattgaaatggGTTGTAGGAGAAAAGGTTGATAGTAGTGGATCAGGAAAATCTGAAGTTGTGTTGTCTGCTGTGCTTCAGAAACCAGTTAGAGCATAA